One Leptospira bourretii DNA segment encodes these proteins:
- a CDS encoding phosphoribosyl-AMP cyclohydrolase — protein MIQLPKEKEITIISKPSLNSNEVILKVMSSDLAQDFVNHFDFTKKQLFIDCDEDALLEIDSDFENGSKRLLWESGSLKFTEEEWNSFQNNIPALSPFLAQDLSGKDLMLAWGKKESLLSAVTTGLGTYYSRSRKGKWVKGEESGHLQNLSAIYVHSNPFFVQYVTSQIGAACHTGYYSCFFRELGPNDSVSFVYSNKVGE, from the coding sequence ATGATCCAACTTCCAAAAGAAAAAGAGATCACCATCATATCGAAACCTTCTTTAAACTCAAATGAGGTAATTCTGAAAGTGATGAGTTCCGATCTCGCACAAGATTTTGTGAATCATTTTGATTTTACTAAAAAACAATTATTTATCGATTGTGATGAAGATGCTTTGTTAGAGATTGATTCTGATTTTGAAAATGGCAGTAAACGTCTGTTATGGGAATCAGGAAGTTTAAAATTCACGGAAGAAGAATGGAATTCGTTTCAAAATAACATTCCTGCTCTTTCTCCCTTTCTCGCACAAGACTTATCAGGAAAGGACCTGATGTTGGCTTGGGGTAAAAAAGAAAGCCTTCTGTCTGCTGTAACAACTGGGCTTGGAACTTATTATAGTCGTTCTAGAAAAGGAAAGTGGGTGAAAGGTGAAGAATCGGGACATCTTCAGAACCTTTCAGCGATTTATGTACATTCAAATCCCTTTTTTGTACAGTACGTTACAAGCCAAATCGGGGCTGCCTGTCATACAGGATATTATTCTTGTTTTTTTCGAGAGCTTGGCCCAAATGATTCTGTTTCGTTCGTCTATTCTAATAAAGTCGGAGAGTGA
- a CDS encoding rhodanese-like domain-containing protein: protein MNRIALIVLVLVCLVFIVYKLRSTLGVDQSQLKEKIDAGALVVDVRTVAEFQSGHFPGAINIPVDQVSKRLDEFGDKNRSIIVYCASGGRSGSAKSFLESIGYSDVTNAGGLSNMPNP from the coding sequence TTGAATCGTATTGCGTTAATTGTATTAGTTCTAGTTTGTCTTGTTTTTATCGTTTATAAATTAAGATCCACACTGGGAGTGGACCAGTCTCAATTGAAGGAAAAAATTGATGCTGGTGCTTTGGTTGTTGATGTGAGAACTGTTGCAGAGTTTCAATCAGGACATTTTCCTGGTGCGATTAATATTCCAGTGGACCAAGTCTCCAAACGGTTGGATGAGTTTGGCGATAAAAATAGATCCATCATTGTGTATTGTGCATCAGGTGGTCGGAGCGGGAGTGCAAAATCCTTTTTAGAATCCATTGGATATTCTGACGTTACAAACGCAGGTGGACTCTCCAATATGCCCAATCCTTAA
- a CDS encoding alpha/beta fold hydrolase encodes MALEENSLEDRLIKISTRDSNKSLMVNPDKIYIFPVPKTTFQFLENIWQSFANKMVSLVDFNDDPIFNFSIFEVIDQDEMKIVATATHFKLKEIAERRKIPGIEEYIKKSRPIHLADPRNESAGFIRKSIIDFNKGLRPEVTFINLKEEEIHPEKKVLLSETMNHAIGIPLFVNENPIGILWGITKDPIPEDKIRPLTLQLYSLFDVIEFVVAKEMESGNDHYIAQKNIEKADTVSNSRNLFYTTTKDQKEPVTSIIFKSHQYNIEYRMDASFIIPTTDGYAVSLKSFTPEKLNNTGKNILLIPGFFCRRSVMDKLAKELALKYGYRVFLMDMRGRSRQTMPKHGKKEGWTVDNYIQDDFPEILRWIRWHYPSERTVVLGHSMGGMIPRFYVSSYEKIKEQKEEFNLPKPEEYIAGIVSITSPNYISLKSNFIGLDTLKRGFSMLPHKMISDMILSMASFSMQATIQTIDLKKFFKLILNLHSSLRSFSYNIGTKVLTIKDFVGYKEITPPEWYFLMEDVFCEESVSVIMQFFQSQISNERSFWSNDGRINYTENFLNNFNMPIYSVVGTVDKIVPEESLTELKDLKSENKVITYYEQGHLGIIFHGETVRKICKGIDEWIQELK; translated from the coding sequence ATGGCACTTGAAGAAAATTCGCTGGAAGATCGTTTGATCAAAATTTCCACCAGAGACAGCAATAAAAGTCTTATGGTAAACCCGGACAAAATTTACATTTTTCCGGTGCCCAAAACCACTTTCCAATTTTTGGAAAATATTTGGCAATCCTTCGCAAATAAAATGGTTTCTCTCGTTGACTTCAACGATGATCCCATTTTTAACTTTTCCATTTTTGAAGTCATTGACCAAGATGAAATGAAAATTGTGGCCACAGCCACTCACTTCAAACTCAAAGAAATTGCTGAACGCAGAAAAATTCCTGGAATTGAAGAATACATCAAAAAGTCGAGACCCATCCATTTGGCTGACCCTCGTAATGAATCTGCAGGTTTTATACGAAAGTCCATCATTGATTTTAACAAAGGTCTAAGACCTGAAGTTACTTTTATCAATCTCAAAGAAGAAGAAATTCACCCAGAGAAAAAAGTGTTACTTTCTGAAACGATGAACCATGCAATCGGAATTCCTCTCTTTGTGAACGAAAACCCAATCGGGATTCTCTGGGGGATTACGAAAGATCCTATTCCTGAAGACAAAATTCGTCCTCTCACACTCCAACTTTATTCCTTGTTTGATGTAATTGAGTTTGTTGTTGCAAAAGAAATGGAATCTGGAAATGACCATTACATTGCACAAAAAAATATCGAAAAAGCAGATACCGTTTCTAATTCCCGAAACCTATTTTACACAACGACAAAAGACCAAAAAGAACCGGTCACTTCTATTATCTTCAAATCACATCAGTATAATATTGAATATAGAATGGATGCATCCTTCATTATTCCGACAACTGATGGTTATGCGGTCTCATTAAAAAGTTTTACTCCTGAAAAACTAAACAATACAGGAAAAAATATTTTGCTCATTCCTGGATTTTTTTGCAGGCGTTCCGTTATGGACAAACTAGCAAAAGAACTTGCTCTCAAATATGGCTATCGAGTTTTTCTAATGGATATGAGAGGAAGATCCAGACAAACCATGCCAAAACATGGAAAAAAAGAAGGATGGACAGTTGATAATTACATCCAAGATGATTTTCCTGAAATTTTACGTTGGATTCGTTGGCACTACCCGAGCGAAAGGACAGTAGTCCTTGGACACAGTATGGGTGGAATGATTCCTAGGTTTTATGTATCTTCTTACGAAAAAATCAAAGAGCAAAAAGAAGAATTCAATTTGCCAAAACCAGAAGAATACATTGCGGGGATTGTTTCCATTACATCGCCTAACTATATAAGCTTAAAATCCAATTTCATTGGACTTGATACATTGAAACGTGGATTTAGTATGCTCCCACATAAAATGATTTCCGACATGATTTTGAGTATGGCTAGTTTTTCGATGCAAGCCACAATCCAAACCATTGACTTAAAAAAATTCTTTAAACTCATATTGAATCTTCATTCCAGCTTAAGAAGTTTTAGTTATAATATTGGAACCAAAGTTTTGACTATCAAAGACTTTGTGGGATATAAAGAAATCACTCCTCCAGAATGGTATTTTCTCATGGAAGATGTGTTTTGCGAAGAATCTGTTTCTGTGATTATGCAGTTTTTCCAAAGCCAAATCTCCAATGAAAGAAGTTTCTGGTCAAACGATGGTCGTATCAATTATACGGAAAACTTTTTAAACAACTTCAATATGCCAATTTATAGTGTAGTTGGTACAGTTGATAAAATTGTTCCCGAAGAAAGTTTAACCGAATTAAAAGATCTGAAATCAGAAAACAAGGTGATCACTTACTACGAACAAGGCCACCTTGGAATCATCTTTCATGGAGAAACTGTCAGAAAAATTTGTAAAGGGATCGATGAGTGGATCCAAGAATTAAAATAA
- a CDS encoding TerB family tellurite resistance protein gives MAKKIVQNLKQVKGNKKKHPESIQSTLDIESDLHIEYAKVLLSLWSYACHADGQFKKKEGEIVGELVNVLFEPDCLLSGFQTQKKQVLDILSKTFENPLPMKTITKVVSDNDEYALNFFEDAVCIVASDGSLNKEEIRFLEDLAAELKISHMDKVRVEKKYLS, from the coding sequence ATGGCAAAGAAAATCGTTCAAAATTTGAAACAAGTCAAAGGGAACAAAAAGAAACATCCGGAATCCATCCAATCGACTCTGGACATCGAAAGTGACCTTCATATTGAATATGCCAAAGTCCTTCTTAGTTTGTGGTCCTATGCCTGCCATGCGGATGGGCAATTCAAAAAGAAAGAAGGCGAAATCGTGGGAGAACTTGTAAACGTACTATTTGAACCCGATTGTCTTTTAAGTGGATTCCAAACTCAAAAAAAACAAGTTTTGGACATCTTATCAAAAACTTTTGAAAACCCACTGCCAATGAAAACCATAACCAAGGTCGTTTCCGACAATGATGAGTATGCTTTGAATTTTTTTGAAGATGCCGTTTGTATTGTTGCTTCCGACGGTTCTCTCAACAAGGAAGAAATTCGATTTTTGGAAGATTTAGCCGCTGAATTAAAGATAAGCCATATGGACAAAGTGAGAGTCGAAAAAAAATATCTAAGCTAA
- a CDS encoding class I SAM-dependent methyltransferase — MKRSVNFSFHHMVRIPEPELMEEPTQVESYAHADFETAHSYLIRKFQDRLPSRFTPESILDLGCGPGDMSSRLYSQFPNSNFTFLDGSGFMLDLCKKRMDIMVLKKRNKKIEFKKELIQEFVPESPYDLVFSNSLLHHLHDPFEFWGAVQRSIHSDSFIFISDLMRPDSLTIADQLVVRYANDEPEVLKTDFYNSLLAAYRIEEVKEMLEIVRLDTKLNLEPITDRHWICYSKPRL; from the coding sequence ATGAAACGATCTGTAAACTTTTCCTTTCACCACATGGTTCGAATTCCAGAGCCAGAACTTATGGAAGAACCTACCCAAGTAGAATCTTATGCCCACGCTGACTTTGAAACGGCTCATTCCTATCTGATTCGTAAGTTTCAAGATAGACTTCCTTCCAGATTTACTCCTGAATCCATTTTGGATTTAGGATGTGGTCCAGGTGATATGTCGTCTCGACTGTATTCACAGTTTCCGAATTCAAATTTTACATTTCTAGATGGTTCCGGGTTCATGTTAGATCTTTGTAAGAAGCGTATGGATATAATGGTTCTAAAAAAAAGAAACAAAAAAATAGAATTTAAAAAAGAACTCATTCAGGAATTTGTTCCTGAATCCCCTTATGATTTGGTATTTTCTAATTCCTTATTACACCATTTACATGATCCATTTGAATTCTGGGGGGCAGTACAAAGGTCCATTCATTCAGATAGTTTTATTTTTATTTCTGATTTGATGCGACCGGACTCATTAACCATTGCAGACCAACTAGTAGTTCGTTATGCGAATGATGAACCTGAAGTTTTAAAAACCGATTTTTATAACAGTTTGCTTGCTGCTTACCGAATCGAAGAAGTAAAAGAAATGTTGGAGATTGTTAGACTAGATACAAAATTGAATTTAGAGCCAATCACGGACCGACACTGGATTTGTTATTCAAAACCAAGGCTTTAA
- a CDS encoding TIGR04452 family lipoprotein produces MRQIILSILFFVFLTNCMLTEAIGVPTYGAIKGSEAKTRISEAIFEAESTASSFWLAQSGMKGGQGPISPLLLINGFLAKILYSYVANIEDEEYFMESSVLQCESDIRTKGALALGVIYDGLTTVGGVARDALLLPEFASCDLNRTGKIITLEPIRF; encoded by the coding sequence ATGAGACAAATTATTCTATCCATTCTTTTCTTTGTCTTTCTGACAAATTGTATGCTCACGGAAGCCATTGGTGTTCCCACTTACGGTGCCATCAAAGGTTCAGAAGCAAAAACAAGAATTTCCGAAGCCATTTTTGAAGCAGAATCCACTGCTTCTTCCTTTTGGTTAGCGCAATCAGGAATGAAAGGAGGACAAGGACCGATTTCTCCCCTCCTTCTGATCAATGGTTTTTTAGCCAAAATTCTTTATTCCTATGTCGCAAACATTGAAGATGAAGAATATTTTATGGAATCTTCTGTTTTGCAGTGTGAATCAGATATTCGCACCAAAGGTGCATTGGCCCTTGGTGTTATCTATGATGGTTTAACAACTGTTGGGGGAGTCGCTCGTGATGCCCTATTACTTCCGGAATTCGCCTCCTGCGACCTGAACCGCACAGGAAAAATTATTACTTTGGAACCAATTCGCTTTTAA
- a CDS encoding SRPBCC family protein, producing MKRIVLFAFGTSFLLIGLVVLFLAVGYFQDPKFHSETSEWLKAEPEDIWAYITDVNDLPNRRKEVVAIKILETRADGTIQKWEETPDMGGYMIFELRESIPNKLWKIELTDASFKMRGSWTYSLERKIPGTVVTITEDSEITSVPVRGAYFLAGRDATLQKEMELIHNRFSGR from the coding sequence ATGAAACGAATTGTTCTCTTTGCTTTTGGAACCAGTTTTTTACTGATCGGACTTGTCGTTCTTTTTTTAGCTGTCGGTTATTTCCAAGATCCCAAATTTCATTCAGAAACAAGCGAATGGTTAAAAGCAGAGCCAGAGGACATTTGGGCTTACATTACAGATGTAAATGATCTTCCCAATCGCAGAAAGGAAGTGGTAGCGATCAAAATTTTGGAAACCAGGGCAGACGGTACGATCCAAAAATGGGAAGAAACACCGGATATGGGTGGATATATGATATTTGAACTTCGTGAATCCATTCCCAACAAACTATGGAAAATTGAACTGACCGATGCTAGTTTTAAAATGCGTGGGTCTTGGACTTACAGCTTGGAAAGAAAAATTCCAGGAACCGTTGTGACAATTACCGAAGATTCAGAAATTACTAGCGTTCCTGTGAGAGGGGCCTATTTTCTCGCCGGCAGGGATGCCACTCTTCAAAAAGAGATGGAACTCATCCACAACCGGTTTAGCGGCCGTTAG
- a CDS encoding nuclear transport factor 2 family protein, whose protein sequence is MHANEELIQKFYTAFQNKDGQTMVSLYHPEIEFQDPAFGHLKGKEAVAMWLMLIEKSQNLTIRFSNIKADESKGSAGWEADYSFSKTGRLVQNKIHANFTFKDGKIFTHKDHFSMWKWLGMAMGPVGYFLGWWPALGNKVRKEAVTGLQLYMKRKRM, encoded by the coding sequence ATGCATGCAAATGAAGAGTTAATTCAAAAGTTTTACACAGCTTTCCAAAACAAGGACGGCCAAACTATGGTTTCCCTTTACCATCCCGAAATTGAATTCCAAGACCCAGCCTTCGGTCACTTAAAAGGAAAAGAAGCGGTAGCTATGTGGCTTATGTTAATCGAAAAAAGCCAAAACCTAACCATTCGATTTTCGAATATCAAAGCGGATGAGTCCAAAGGTTCTGCAGGCTGGGAAGCAGATTATAGTTTTAGTAAAACGGGAAGATTGGTTCAAAACAAAATCCATGCAAACTTTACGTTTAAGGACGGAAAGATTTTCACTCACAAAGATCATTTTTCGATGTGGAAGTGGCTCGGAATGGCAATGGGTCCTGTCGGTTATTTTCTTGGTTGGTGGCCAGCTCTTGGAAACAAGGTCCGCAAAGAAGCAGTCACAGGATTACAATTGTATATGAAACGAAAACGTATGTAG
- the metG gene encoding methionine--tRNA ligase, with protein sequence MSKNILVTSALPYANGSIHLGHVLEAVQTDIWVRFQKLVGNNCYFFCADDTHGTPIMIAAKKAGKTPETMIEEVQKEHYKDLTSFGVSYDNYYTTNSEENKKFSESIYLTLKKKGHIVARNIEQSYCEHDKMFLPDRFIKGTCPKCGAKDQYGDSCEVCGTSYSPKDLKDSYCSICGTTPVLKESKHLFFKLQDFQTQLQTWIEGESRLNEGAQKKLKEWFTSGLQEWDISRDGPYFGFAIPEEENKYFYVWLDAPIGYMASSMNFLKDEKKFNEIWKEGKGEIVHFIGKDILYFHGLFWPAMLMGADYQTPSQLNVHGFLTVNGEKMSKSRGTFINASTFAKYLDVEHFRFYLACRLGSGMEDVDISFDDFVSRVNSDLIGNLVNLVSRVSTSILDKMDRKLGALSIEGKSLVSELLSKEQEIREAYESRNYSKVMREITGLGDKVNKYVNDYAPWNLIKTDVEKAREVVTTSLNCAKILFTYLGPVTPKIVNSVAQLFQVESLSFLNLKETLENQVLGPYQMLSKRVEEKNISLMIEETKEAFQKANPEKSKSEPGKTTASESNSTTVSEDGFITIDELSKVELRVGQILEAGPVEGADKLLFVKVNLGEKGIKNVFAGIKVSYTAEELVGKKVVVVANLKPRQMKFGLSEAMLLASGKEKTLSLFVPDRDANPGDLLK encoded by the coding sequence ATGTCGAAAAATATACTCGTTACAAGTGCGCTTCCCTATGCCAACGGTTCCATCCATTTGGGACATGTATTAGAAGCAGTCCAAACAGATATCTGGGTACGTTTCCAAAAGTTAGTTGGGAACAATTGTTATTTTTTCTGTGCTGATGACACACACGGAACTCCCATTATGATTGCCGCGAAAAAAGCAGGCAAAACTCCTGAGACCATGATCGAAGAAGTACAGAAGGAACATTACAAAGACCTGACTTCCTTCGGTGTTTCGTATGATAACTATTATACGACAAATTCGGAAGAAAACAAAAAATTCTCAGAATCCATTTATCTCACTTTAAAGAAAAAAGGTCATATCGTTGCAAGGAACATTGAACAGTCGTATTGCGAACACGACAAAATGTTTCTTCCCGATAGATTTATCAAAGGAACTTGTCCCAAGTGTGGGGCAAAAGACCAATACGGTGATTCTTGTGAAGTATGTGGAACAAGCTACTCTCCCAAAGATTTAAAAGATTCCTATTGTTCTATTTGTGGAACCACACCAGTCCTCAAAGAATCTAAACATTTGTTTTTTAAACTACAAGACTTTCAAACCCAACTGCAAACTTGGATCGAAGGCGAAAGTCGCTTGAATGAAGGGGCACAGAAAAAACTAAAGGAATGGTTTACCTCTGGGTTACAAGAATGGGACATCAGTCGAGACGGCCCATACTTTGGTTTTGCAATTCCTGAAGAAGAAAATAAATATTTTTATGTTTGGTTGGATGCTCCGATCGGATATATGGCATCCTCTATGAACTTTTTAAAAGATGAAAAGAAGTTCAATGAAATTTGGAAAGAGGGAAAAGGAGAAATCGTTCACTTTATCGGGAAAGACATTTTATATTTTCATGGACTTTTTTGGCCTGCGATGCTTATGGGAGCCGATTACCAAACTCCTTCTCAACTCAATGTGCATGGATTTTTAACTGTCAACGGTGAGAAAATGTCCAAATCAAGAGGGACATTTATCAATGCTTCCACATTCGCAAAGTATTTGGATGTAGAACATTTTCGATTTTATTTGGCCTGCCGTTTGGGTTCGGGAATGGAAGATGTGGATATATCATTTGATGATTTTGTTTCACGAGTGAATTCCGATCTCATTGGAAATCTTGTGAATTTAGTTTCCCGCGTTTCTACTTCTATTCTAGATAAAATGGATCGTAAGTTAGGTGCTCTTTCTATAGAGGGAAAATCACTTGTTTCTGAACTTTTATCCAAAGAACAAGAAATTCGTGAAGCATATGAGTCACGTAACTATTCTAAGGTGATGAGAGAAATTACAGGTCTTGGTGATAAAGTTAACAAATACGTAAATGATTATGCGCCCTGGAATTTAATTAAAACAGATGTTGAAAAAGCAAGAGAGGTTGTGACCACTTCTCTTAATTGTGCAAAGATTCTATTTACTTATTTGGGGCCGGTAACACCTAAAATTGTAAATTCTGTTGCCCAACTTTTCCAAGTGGAAAGTTTAAGTTTTTTAAATTTGAAAGAAACACTCGAAAACCAAGTTCTTGGGCCTTACCAAATGTTATCAAAACGTGTAGAGGAAAAAAATATTTCACTTATGATTGAAGAAACCAAAGAGGCATTTCAAAAAGCAAATCCAGAAAAGTCTAAATCAGAACCAGGTAAAACTACTGCCTCTGAGTCCAACTCAACTACTGTTTCGGAAGATGGTTTTATCACCATTGATGAACTTTCTAAAGTAGAACTCCGAGTGGGTCAAATTTTGGAAGCAGGCCCTGTGGAAGGTGCCGACAAACTGTTATTTGTGAAAGTAAACCTTGGAGAAAAAGGAATCAAAAATGTTTTTGCAGGGATTAAAGTAAGTTACACAGCAGAGGAACTCGTTGGGAAAAAAGTGGTAGTTGTTGCCAATTTAAAACCAAGGCAAATGAAATTTGGATTATCGGAAGCAATGTTACTCGCATCAGGAAAAGAAAAAACTTTATCTTTATTTGTTCCCGATCGTGATGCGAATCCAGGTGATCTTTTAAAATAA
- a CDS encoding adenylate/guanylate cyclase domain-containing protein, which produces MATKSEQILREKEIEGIKFSLYGKILIFSLLTIATFFVAQTLFELLTIASISLALNLVLYILSKFLKREKFVSFIGLFCVLIDLFIITILPFIWYNAVGGESQVPRTYLIKTYLHFIIAATLVMNAFSIQPIYPMIYALGVVVSQAGILVYAQQDPRFVSTESFKEAFLGPAAHVNNYIMSMGIIGVLGFFLAYLTYRVRRTVLAAVTNEIKMSQLSRYFSPNVASQMGEANDDFFKPGGKESTVAVLFCDIANFTQISESLGPEKTMSLLSEYHSFMLDIVFEHSGTLDKFIGDGMMVTFGTPLPGKDDATNAVRAGVSMLQALSVWNQKRETNGEKPISIRIGVHYGPVIVGNIGVEKRLEYTVIGDTVNAASRLESLGKELKRNFLISKELYDQVSLEFRQNLKIKSMGTLSLRGKTKTTEILSVEIN; this is translated from the coding sequence ATGGCAACAAAGTCAGAACAAATCTTAAGGGAAAAGGAGATCGAAGGGATTAAGTTTAGTCTCTACGGAAAAATTTTAATCTTTTCTCTTTTGACAATTGCTACTTTCTTTGTTGCCCAAACTTTATTTGAATTATTAACAATCGCTTCTATTTCGTTAGCTTTAAATTTAGTATTGTATATTTTATCTAAGTTTTTGAAAAGGGAGAAGTTTGTTTCCTTTATTGGCCTATTTTGTGTTTTGATAGATTTATTCATCATAACAATCCTACCGTTTATTTGGTACAATGCCGTCGGTGGTGAGTCACAAGTTCCAAGAACGTACTTAATCAAAACTTATTTACACTTTATTATCGCAGCAACCTTGGTGATGAATGCCTTTAGTATCCAACCCATATATCCAATGATTTATGCTTTGGGAGTTGTAGTTAGCCAAGCAGGGATTTTGGTATATGCGCAACAAGATCCACGATTTGTCAGTACAGAAAGTTTTAAAGAAGCATTTCTTGGCCCCGCTGCCCATGTAAATAACTACATCATGTCTATGGGAATCATTGGTGTTTTAGGATTTTTTTTGGCATACCTTACATACCGTGTTAGGCGAACTGTTTTGGCGGCTGTTACAAACGAAATCAAAATGTCTCAACTTTCTAGGTATTTTTCTCCAAATGTTGCCAGCCAAATGGGAGAAGCTAATGATGATTTCTTTAAGCCAGGTGGAAAGGAATCAACGGTTGCTGTTTTATTCTGTGATATCGCCAATTTCACTCAAATTTCAGAATCATTAGGACCTGAAAAAACCATGTCACTCCTTTCCGAGTATCATAGTTTTATGTTAGATATTGTTTTTGAACATAGTGGGACACTCGATAAATTTATCGGGGATGGGATGATGGTGACTTTTGGAACGCCTCTTCCTGGAAAAGACGATGCCACTAATGCAGTCCGAGCAGGTGTTAGCATGTTACAAGCATTATCTGTTTGGAATCAAAAAAGAGAAACAAATGGAGAAAAACCTATTTCCATTCGTATAGGGGTTCACTATGGACCTGTTATTGTTGGCAATATCGGTGTGGAAAAACGATTGGAATACACTGTCATCGGCGATACGGTCAATGCTGCTAGTCGGTTGGAATCTTTAGGAAAAGAATTAAAAAGAAACTTTCTGATTTCGAAAGAATTGTATGATCAAGTTTCCTTAGAGTTTCGACAAAATTTAAAAATCAAATCGATGGGCACATTGTCTCTTCGTGGAAAAACTAAAACAACAGAAATTTTATCTGTGGAGATAAATTGA
- a CDS encoding serine hydrolase, whose translation MKSIQTVIFLSVVSSLIVNCQKPVATDKDTQSLLVSGIFGSCFSLDTCFDQYAKTTDEGASFQVFDGSGNRFYARQSILDFNTYKPIASGSKWVTAITAMRVIDCNAGNATNCGTVTAASCNNGAIGGAISLSRTTAQVLGWTGTYANVTLRQLLSFTSGLNAGGGNGSGQASCISTLPAGASSTQKDSCVDVIRDQSTGTPGALYQYNSNHMAVAQRMLEVSCNKTWDTMFTQLIVTPLGWDASQAVWRGNSRGGIDTDGSLSGAYGLSISPAHYAGMLNALLTNGTAKNSSGTNVNTFLSATSVTEILADQYNGAKIGYSQFSAFGYRWQYGLGNWRFCTITDIPAECDKDLISHSIGINGFYPWIDKNRNYMAILAVNNTGRKNGLSLLPASSTSLFFAETVRPLIHIQIGK comes from the coding sequence ATGAAATCAATTCAAACTGTCATATTCCTATCAGTTGTTTCTTCTTTGATTGTGAATTGCCAAAAGCCTGTTGCAACGGATAAGGATACACAATCGTTACTTGTCTCAGGAATATTTGGTTCTTGTTTTAGTCTCGATACTTGTTTTGATCAGTATGCAAAAACTACCGATGAGGGAGCTAGTTTTCAAGTATTTGACGGATCAGGTAACAGATTCTATGCGAGACAATCCATTTTGGATTTTAATACCTATAAACCAATTGCGTCTGGGTCCAAATGGGTGACTGCCATCACCGCTATGCGAGTGATCGATTGTAATGCGGGAAATGCTACCAATTGTGGAACAGTCACTGCTGCATCATGTAATAATGGAGCAATCGGAGGGGCGATTTCCCTGTCACGGACGACGGCGCAAGTATTAGGTTGGACAGGCACATATGCAAACGTCACCTTACGACAATTATTATCTTTTACTTCCGGTTTAAACGCAGGTGGAGGCAATGGTTCTGGCCAAGCAAGTTGTATTTCAACTTTACCAGCAGGAGCATCTTCAACGCAAAAAGATAGTTGTGTGGATGTTATCCGAGACCAGTCCACGGGAACTCCCGGTGCCTTATACCAATACAATTCCAATCATATGGCAGTCGCACAACGTATGTTAGAAGTTTCTTGTAACAAAACTTGGGATACTATGTTTACACAATTGATTGTTACTCCACTTGGATGGGATGCAAGCCAGGCAGTATGGCGGGGCAACTCAAGAGGGGGGATAGATACGGATGGAAGTTTATCCGGTGCTTATGGACTATCGATATCTCCAGCTCATTATGCAGGGATGCTAAATGCGCTATTAACGAATGGAACTGCAAAAAATTCAAGTGGCACGAATGTGAATACTTTTTTATCCGCAACTTCTGTTACCGAAATTTTAGCGGACCAATACAATGGTGCTAAGATTGGTTACTCCCAATTTTCAGCCTTTGGGTATCGTTGGCAATACGGACTTGGCAACTGGAGATTTTGCACCATTACGGATATACCCGCAGAATGCGATAAAGACCTCATTTCGCACAGCATTGGAATCAATGGATTTTATCCATGGATTGATAAAAATCGAAACTATATGGCAATCCTTGCTGTAAATAATACGGGAAGAAAAAATGGATTGAGTTTGTTACCAGCATCTTCAACCTCATTATTCTTTGCAGAAACAGTGAGACCACTCATCCATATACAAATAGGTAAGTAA